TCACGAATCTTGCCGGAGTAAATTTTTTTATCATTATTCAAATCATTTAAAACAGTTTTTGTATCAAAATCAAAATCAGTCACAAAGCCATAATTTTGTAGAATCTTAGAAATTCTTTCAAAATTATAACCACTTAAAATTTTCAATTCTCTCGAAAAAGCAGCAGCTGCATAAATGCCATAAGCAACAGCTTGTCCATGACTTATTTCATTTCTAAGCTCTAATGCATGTGCAATTGTATGTCCGAAATTTAGAATATGTCTGATGCCATTGTCATATAAATCCTGACTTACTATTTCAATTTTCGTATCAACAGCCAGTTCGATAATTGATTTAAGGTTCGGTTGTTTTTTAAAATCTGTAATATTGAGTACTGATAACTCTGATAAAATTTCAAACAGTATAGCATTTGCTACAAGAGAAATTTTTATTAGTTCTGCAATTCCATTCCGGACTTCTTTGTCGGGTAAATTATCCAGAAAATCAATGGAAATCAAAATATAATCAGGAATTTTAAAGCACCCGATTGAATTTTTTATTTCATTATGATTAATTCCGTTCTTGCCACCAATTGCAGCATCAACCATAGCCAGAAGTGAAGTTGGAACTAAAATAAGGTTTGTACCCCTTTTGTAAATAGAAGCTATAAATCCAGCAATATCACATACAATTCCACCACCAATTCCGACTATTGTAACACTTCTTTCTATTTCTCTAACAATCAACTCAGATAATAAAAGGGCAATTTGATCTAAATTTTTGTTTTTCTCTATACTTTCTATAACAAATTGATTATTAATTTTCAAATCACTAAAGAATAATTCAACAACATTACTATCAATTATACAAAAATAATCAGGGTTATTGAAAAATTTGAGGACAGATTCAATATCGCAAAAACTATAAACATGATTTGTAGATTTTATTTCAGACATTTCCAAAATCAGTAGTTGATATTAATATAATTGATAAGCCTTTCGAGTT
This window of the Ignavibacteriota bacterium genome carries:
- a CDS encoding 3-dehydroquinate synthase, giving the protein MSEIKSTNHVYSFCDIESVLKFFNNPDYFCIIDSNVVELFFSDLKINNQFVIESIEKNKNLDQIALLLSELIVREIERSVTIVGIGGGIVCDIAGFIASIYKRGTNLILVPTSLLAMVDAAIGGKNGINHNEIKNSIGCFKIPDYILISIDFLDNLPDKEVRNGIAELIKISLVANAILFEILSELSVLNITDFKKQPNLKSIIELAVDTKIEIVSQDLYDNGIRHILNFGHTIAHALELRNEISHGQAVAYGIYAAAAFSRELKILSGYNFERISKILQNYGFVTDFDFDTKTVLNDLNNDKKIYSGKIREIFLESIGKFKFMNLSFEEYGDLLNDLR